The Clupea harengus chromosome 22, Ch_v2.0.2, whole genome shotgun sequence genomic sequence TTCCTTTGCAAAGCCATCCTTCATtaatcaaacaacaacaaaatgtgtGCAGGGGTAACAAATGTGAGTGGAGCATTTAAGGTATATTTCCTCTGGTTCTCCATTTCAGTCAGGCCCATGCAGCCTATCACTCCGGAGGAGGTAGAGATGGTCACAAAGGGTCCCCTCCTGGTCTTCGTCCTCTTCTGGTGGTGGCGTTGGACTGTGATGGGACGACTGCTGGCTGGCGTGTTGAAGAGATTACTGGCTCTCGTATGGTTTTGTGTCAAGGTTATTAAGATAGCTGTCAGGATATTGTAGAGGCAAGAAGAAGATCTGGTACTTTGATTTGCTCAGTTTGTGCCTTTACATTGTTGCTCATTCATGATTCCTTATGTCCACTAGGTTCAATGGCTGAGCTGTGATCAGATTTCTTTAGTCAAGGCTATGAAATTTTAGATGAAATGCCAAAATCCCATTTACCAATACCTCTACAACTAATACTTCTTTTTAGTACTGTTTTTGTGTAATTATCATCATATTCTGTTACTGACGTTAGCATAACAAGAAATGATATGTGTTGAGAAATAGGCAAAAACAGTTTAACTGGAATTCATGTTTTGGAAAAGTGGGCGTGTAGAAATTTGCTGTCAAATAAACTAATCTTTGTATGCATGCAAATGTACAGGTTTTATCATATATGCACTACAGGCATGAGGAGCACTTTTGTGTAAGGTTTCAGGATTTGCATCTAACCTCTTCCTGCTAGAAAGAATTTTGCGTCTGTGAAGCATTCAATGTGAAATAATTTGAGATGTACCCGCCAGCAGCAGCACTACATGGGACTAAGGCACAACGTGGTCACAGCAACCTGACCTACTCAAGAGCATAGACAACCTCCCAAAGCAAACAGTTCAAATCATGATTTTATTATTGTTACAATATTCCCCAGAAACCAAATAGCATGGAAGTTTTGGTGGATCTTCACCACAGTGGATGTTACACTATGGTAAATGTTTTTGAATAGTTTCAGGGCATGGCTCCAAACACATGTCTGAAGCTCAGTGTAAATACATctgcagaaaaaaatacttttacgACATGTGTGGGTCTCAGCATTCAAATATCTTAAAATATCTTTGCTGTAATCATAGGTATATGACCAAAGACTGACATGACATGTGCCAGCTCCACTGTGAATAGCCAAATATTTGCATATGACTTCCTCCTGTGCTGCAGTACCACCTTGAGGTTTTTATGCGTAATGACAAAGAGACCAAATTGGCTCAAATAAGTCAAAGTACATTACAGTTGACGTGACTGTTGTAGTTGCGTTTTTTGGTCACTTTGTATCATTGATGGCCCATTACTTTCATatgcagcagtaatagtgggaaaatgtcttcagcgacaccTACATCTATGTCTTTCCtttatacatgtacatttcaacgcaaatgctgtactgcaccactgttgtatagtatagttggtaacaaggctgcgaACAAGgctgaatacattttcagcaaaAATTTTAGAATAATCTTtattatttcaagtgtataaatTCATTTaactgtcaaaatacagcatctttccatctacagtgatctacattttgtctggttttgaactgaaagttaactgttttgaacagagtatcttaATATCTGAAAAAGAAGctgtggtcattgactgcattttttgtctaagcaatggaaaagtatccacagtttagttcacatagtctattGATATGCTGGATTTGtcaagtgttttgagaaagtgtacatggtattgaaccaagtgtgaaaatgattggaaaaaactgtaagatCCCCAATGTAACTTGTCATATTAACAAAGATTTGTTTTGGCAGCAATTCAAATACGTTTAATACCATAGTGGTtcaaaagtcttttttttctctggaaaACCGCATTGTTTaactcatagacatatataggcctctatatgtctatggttcaaCTGGTCAGCTAGCAGGCAACAAGAAAACAAGTAGCAATTCAGCACTTCCTGCTTCTTCCTGCTGCTTAATTCTGGGGCCCCATGTGTTATATCGTTATCTAGTGGACAAAATACTACGCGTACATAGGATACCCTTAACTTAGGTAAACAATACATTTTAATGTAACTGTGTTCATGGTCCTTCAGTCCTCTCTGGTGTGATGCATTACAGCACAGACAATTGGACCATGACAATGTATGAATACTGACAATCTAACCTCAAAATAACTTAATCTATGCAAAACTATAATCATAGTTTCTGCTTTCAATTACATACTAGCTTATAATACTGTTATGTACATTTTGCATAAATGTTTATTATACTACTTCAACTTGTGTGAATTTTTTGTTCAACTCCTTATCAGCAGGTGGCAGTGCACGTCATACTGTTCCAGCTGGAGAAGGGAAATGTACAAAAGAAACTAGATCGTTGATTTTTTTCCAGACTGGAACTTCTTGCTAGTAAAGGAAGAGAAATGTGAGGAATTGTACagctgtatttttttatttgcccACATTACACTTTCTTTTTACCTTGTTTACCACTTTCTTTAACCAAGTGTATTATTAACACTTTCGTGCCACCTCGCAAGGTTACAACAGGGAGTCACAAAAAAGCTTGGTTTGAGAATGGCTAAAATTACTTGTGAATGGATACTTCTGTATCTTGTTTTGCATGCGTCAATTTCATTATGCTTGGTTGCATCTGCGCGGCAGGAGGATGCAAAGACGGCGCCCCCAGGCGTGCTGCTAACGTTAAGAGAAGTTCTGTCAGACCTTTCAGTGGACACTCACGGTTACCTGGTGTCCCTTATCGGGAAACGGGCCGTGGATACCTCACTTCAGGTTAGTTAACTAATAGActgatattttattttcatgtattATATTACTCCGTAGTAGAAGTTCGTCTGCGCCCTGCATTCAAACTATTTTCCTGTTCCAAGCACACCTGATTCAACTCCGTGTAATTACAATCCATTTGATTAGCTGAATCAGGTGGGGGACAGGAGCCAGGTTGAAAACCCTTGCTGTATTGTGTAGGCCTAGCCCATAGTCTGATATCAACGTATGTCTTATGTTCCAGTGATCCAGTCTCAGTCACCATACTGTTCATTCATGAATTGTGCTCTCATTGAGTTATTCTTCCCATTCTTTCCCACACCCAGTGTGTTAGAGGTGCGGTCAAGTCGTTGTCAGAGGATGCTGCCAACATTCTGAATATTATCTCCCAATACATCACAGAGCTTTTGAGCACCACAGGAATTAAAGGTAGGCCTATCACTCGCCATTTTACGAGGCTAAACAAACCTTTGAAGCCGTGTGTACAGGTTTTTCCAGCCTGGACTTGAATGACCTTTACAGAGCAACGCAGTACTTAGACACTCCCTTGTCTCACTCTCTATTTTTTGGAATGTCTTGTGAGTTAAGGACCAAATATGCTGTGTGAGTGAAGTTAATATTCTTATGAGTTTGGAGTCCACACCCAAGTTTCTTTCAGTCAGAGCTAAACATTCTAAACTGAAGACCATTGGCTCCTTACccctgcatgtttttttttctccaaattctATCCTTCTGATCTTACAGTCTGCGAGTTTAGTCCCTAAATGATCAGGGATATTTGCTCATAGACATAGGGTTAGGCTAATCCTATATATGGCTATGGATTTGCTCGTTCTATTTGCGTATGCGCAAGCGCCATCTGAAATATCGTCATTTTTGGCGAACAACACTGCGCAAGGACGTTCATGAATTGTGTGAATGAGTTGACTAGCtaccaggcccggggtgggtaatcgggagaatcgggagagttcccggtgggccgcttcacttctgggccggtcgaaaatgtatttttttgacatttgtcacgttagtccatcttctcttaaagtaggctagacacgttccgcattctgacaccacAGCCTCTGCAtaggttgtaccatgcgagggagttctcccctcccaaatagagttggttgggtccatagcccgtcttttccaaaaagttttctcagatattagatgtgccaagcttaccgagaTATTTTATacatgctgtagatgctgttgctgctattcgcaatgtaactgtatactgtactgtgagttgaactgtaaacattagttcaatatgcctctttgttgaagagtgggatacgtttcaaatgctttatttattcatttatttatttctgcttttgttaatttatcaacctatcctatagtggaatatttttttgttaacttctcagcttaagtggattattatttaacctttacattatttgttgaaccatggtattaattttttttaaaactacaggatagtttatccaatttccactaccatggacaaagtgggccggtcttgggcctgaaattcccgggctgaaaagtggccccactccggccctgctAGCTACTGTCACCGAAAAGATAAAGTGAAGGTTTTCCCCAGTCACTTACCACAAGCTAACACTATGTTATTATTTCGGTTAATATTGAATTGCCTTTGAATAGTATAAAAGGGCTTTATCAACTGAATAGTGTTTGGGGAGATAAGTAATTAGCCTATGGCTCTAGATGTTTACCAGAAGTAAAACCAGTtggttattccttcgtttcttatacttattattctttgtaccgacttctgcgcttaattcagctcgaaccgcttaacttagaaacttcgttcaaactttgacgcgtaggtcttgtaaaggactatgtatttttctaaactttatacgttttaaaatattaaagaaaaactaatacaatttctcccattgacttacattgggccattatgacatcatgatagggtctttaaactggcttgcacctgtgcttcactgataTGTTGATACTGATATGTTCTGGATATGTTGCGCTTGCTAATGAGAAAATAATCCAATTGCAGTCGTTTTTGGAAAAGTTGTTGATGTTTCACCTTACAACAGTAAAATTCCTACTGATCTTATTTGTTTAATTGTGTAGATAGTTACACAAGTGTCAATCAGTTCCAAAATTCAAGTCCACCAGAAGTCACTATTTAAGGGCTTATTGTAAAAAAATGTCTTCCGGGGGAGCATGACCCAAAAATATAAATAGCTAAccagctattaaaaaacgaATGCATGGTCTTTGGTTCAATATGACCTGAAAAAACCCGAAATAATACATTGATGTAGAACTAGCTATATGAgctgctctgtctcactcagaGTGTTATAAACTAGTCAGCCCTTTGCCTCATACGGTACTCGTACTCATACTTACCTGATAGAATGTCTTTTTCAATAAAGGTTATTTTATTATTGCATTGTATGTTTTTCTATGATGTATCAAaaccaagttttttttttttacaatataaAAATACCATGAAAAGATCAGTGGTAAAAAAATAGCTAactttgttgggggaaaaaaacttaGGGGTGCAAGGAACCACTTTCTAGACCAACGGCGGAACATGGAGTGGGTGAAGACTTCTGCGTGTTCACCTGCCTGCGCTTTGCTGTAATATAATCCGTAATGAAAGGACCCTATCTTGGTAAACCTAATAAATCTGACCCGACTGAaattaggaactcagccttagtcCCTGCTCTTTTAATGCAATAGTATTACCCATTAGGTAGGCTGACCTGAGGTCATTACATCTGGATACCTACAATCTGTTATGACAAATACCTTCCCTACTATTAAGGAACTGGTTTATTCTAGGAATAGTGTTGCTCAAGATATCGCCACAACCATTTTCTAGGTTTAGGGGTATTCCACAGAGACTAACTCTGAGGCTGCTTTGCCGTCATGGATTGCAGCACTTACCAGCATGTTAGACCTAACTGGTTCAGGTACTGAGTGTCAGGCTGTTGCGCGAGCTCAGTATAACCATTTGGTCCAGTGCAGAGCTGAAAGGCAATCCATCACTGTATAATATGATGTAACAGTTCTGACCAACCTAGGTGATTAGCAAGGCACCAGAATCACTGCTTTTTGATTTGAAACTAATCTTAGTCATGCGTTGCGGTATCAACCTTCCCTAGTAATATTTCTCTTGTTAATAATTTCACCAGAGGCTTGACAACAGTGGATCAGAGAATCACAATTGATTTGTCAGGTGCAAGTTACTAATTCAAActacacattcaaacaaatcTAAAATGAATGATCCAAAGTTACAAATACCTAAGAACATTCAGAGGGTATGGACATATCTGGCTGCTCAGAGGATGATGGCTACACCCTGTGTGGGAGTCTCTGGCTACAGAATACTCAAGATGCTTTTTGCCATCTTCCCCTTATGTATCCAGTTTAGTTAATGATGAATGATAAACAGACGTAGGGCAAATCGATCAAATGGAATTTTGTGTTTGTACTTATAGGGATCACGCTATGAGGATTTATGAATGGAGAGGTTTGATACCTCCGGAGGGGGTGACCTGCAGCCTACAGGGATCAGGACTCCCATGTTTCTGAGATCTTTATTAAAACGAATCTATTCCGTtgcaggactgagaccactgtACCTTTCaaactgagaccattcaaattaAACCAAACATGATATAGACATCATCTTACAATGCTATACAACGCTTAGTACCCGTAATTCCACTTTCCTGCCCTTAGTTTTATCCTTGTGTGGAAaggcacaggcagagagatgaaAGCGTCAGGAAGGGTGTGAGAAAAGTCAACCTAGTGGAACCTAGTGGGGCCATGCAAGACATGTTCTaacaactgacacacacctttctACTGCAGAGTAATGTAAAGTCCAtctgtattttgtttttgtttttagaaaTGTACAGCTTTACAGGGGCATATGCTAGTGGTGGCATAGGCTGGGGTGCATAGGCTGAAGCAAACAACTATATTCATAGATGTCATTAGTGTTCAAAAGAGGtttcatctttatttttttctgctctAACCAATTTTGAACATTGAAAGGTTTGGGTCGTTTAAAAGGTGGTGCTATAGATGGGATTCATGACAGGATGGTTTATTTTCATAAATATCTTAATCTAAACTGTCTAAAAACAGCATTTGTGCTATCTTGGGAGACCGAATCATAGTTTTACCTATGTTCTATTTTCCACACATTCAGCGgccactagagagagagaaaatcagctGACTGTAAACACCTATTTGGTTAAATTATACGCAAGTAATTGTAACACTGTCACAGTTATAACATAAATTGAATCCCAGGTCATATTGACCCAAGGGTAATAGGTGTTATCTTTTCTTAGGACAGTAGGGGGGTTAAGGGTTTGGAATGGAAACACTCTTTCTAGACAACCTCGAGTAATAGTGTAAAACCACAGGACAAGTGAGAATGTATTCTGTAGCCATAGTGCAGTGTTAAGATGGCAGGTCTGTGCAAGCCTAATCTCTGCCTTTTCATTGTTCCTCACCTTAGTTCAACTACCCTTCAAGCAAATCTCTCCCGAGGGAGTACTCTTTGTAACCCAGTGGGCTCTTCTGGCTGTGATTGGCTACTGGATGCTGTCCTTGCTCTTACGATTGGTAGCTGGAGCTGTGTGGAGGATCCTTTGGCTCCTGAAGCTGGGTGGAGCCTTGGTACTGTTTGGGTGGATCCTGAGCGATACAGATGCCAGCATGGAAACCAGGGCAATGTGGCTGGCAGGGCTGGTGGCTGCCTGCGTGCTCCTGGGTGTGGGGCCTCGTAGTGGACTGCAGGACCACACCACCAACCTGGAGGAGCAAGTGAGACGCCTAGAAAAGCGGCTCAGAGAAGTGGAAcgcaggagaaaagaggagtgagTTTTGGAGCAAGACTGAGGAGTGAGTGGAGAACTAAAGGAATTATGAGATGTTATGAACTGTTGCCCAATGCATGGAGCACTGGTCTGACAGCTGGACCAAGAAGTCAAATGTGCACAAGGTGCA encodes the following:
- the tmem109 gene encoding transmembrane protein 109 codes for the protein MAKITCEWILLYLVLHASISLCLVASARQEDAKTAPPGVLLTLREVLSDLSVDTHGYLVSLIGKRAVDTSLQCVRGAVKSLSEDAANILNIISQYITELLSTTGIKVQLPFKQISPEGVLFVTQWALLAVIGYWMLSLLLRLVAGAVWRILWLLKLGGALVLFGWILSDTDASMETRAMWLAGLVAACVLLGVGPRSGLQDHTTNLEEQVRRLEKRLREVERRRKEE